CGGTCGTCAGGATGTGCGACTCTGAACGCAAGATATACGGCACCGATTGCGGGATATTCTTGCTGCTGTAAACGCTATGCCCTAATTCGTGGAGCATCGTTCCCATCCAATATTCGTTGGGAACGATGTTGGCGAGCACGCGCACATCGCCTTCGCGGTCGATATCGGTGCAGAAAGCGTGGGGAGATTTACCTTTTTTCTCATAAAGATCCGACTTGGCGATTACCGTATCAATCGGCAAGCCAATGCCGGCGTAGAAGTCTCTGCAAAGCTTCAAAATATCGGCTTTTTTGAATGGCGCATCCAGATCGGCATCAAATACCGCGGGCGATTCCTGGAAAAAGGGATCGTGATAGTGCCAGGGCATCAGCTCGGATACTTTGACGCCGCAATTCGCAGCCAGTTTTTCGTCGATTTCCGCTTTCGCTTTGGTGAACGGGACCCGGGTCAATTCATCGAGTTCATCGAATAGTTTGATGAGACTTTCGCCGTCCTGTTCGTTCAGAAACAATTGCATCGCATGGAAATTCTTGAAGCCGAGCTCGCTGGCTGCGTGATTCCGCAGACCGACTAGCTCTTTGAGATCTTTTTCGACGTTTTTGCCGACCCCCTTGGAAGCTTCCCAGAACGCTTTTCGTTCCGCCGAATTTTTGGATTCTTTCAAAACTTTGCGGACTTTGCTGTCGGGATATTCGGTCCCCTCCACCTGGGCGCGGTAGACGTTGAAGGCCTTCTCGACGGCGTTGGCCTTCTCCACCATCTTTTTCATCAGGGCGGGGTCGACCTGCTTTTCCAGATATATCAGGTAGAGAACATCAATCTGGCGGGCAATGTACTTGTCAGCGATCTCGCCTTTGTCCTTGGCCTCTTTCAGCGTCTTCAATTCGGCAAAAGTTTTCTTGTCCGAAAGAGCCTCATCGATTTTGTTCTGGGTGTCTTCTTTCTTCTGAAAATCGGCGTCTTTCCCGGAGACATTGGCATCCCACCAGGCAATGCCCGCGGCGATATCCAGCTTGTGGAATTTCGCTTCGTGAGCCGAGATGAATTTTTTCGCTCGATCCGTCATTTCAG
The genomic region above belongs to Telmatocola sphagniphila and contains:
- a CDS encoding M2 family metallopeptidase; its protein translation is MDRRTFLATGAAAVAVPSLLQASPEMTDRAKKFISAHEAKFHKLDIAAGIAWWDANVSGKDADFQKKEDTQNKIDEALSDKKTFAELKTLKEAKDKGEIADKYIARQIDVLYLIYLEKQVDPALMKKMVEKANAVEKAFNVYRAQVEGTEYPDSKVRKVLKESKNSAERKAFWEASKGVGKNVEKDLKELVGLRNHAASELGFKNFHAMQLFLNEQDGESLIKLFDELDELTRVPFTKAKAEIDEKLAANCGVKVSELMPWHYHDPFFQESPAVFDADLDAPFKKADILKLCRDFYAGIGLPIDTVIAKSDLYEKKGKSPHAFCTDIDREGDVRVLANIVPNEYWMGTMLHELGHSVYSSKNIPQSVPYILRSESHILTTEGVAMQFQKFSKSRAWLEEMGIKVEDPKKFDEAAAKVLRNELLIFSRWCQVMLRFEKGMYENPEQDLNKLWWDNVEKYQLVKTPHGRHEPDYAAKIHICSSPVYYHNYMMGQLFASQVHHALVKAVYGENVKPSSVTYVGKKEAGNFMKEKVFVPGKLYDWRGLTKHVTGSDLSAKAFAEDFQG